In the genome of Variovorax sp. PAMC26660, the window GCGTTGTCGATGCCACGCATTGAGAGTGTGGGGCCGACCTCGTCGCTCTCGGCGCTGTGGTTGTAGACCACGTCGATCACCAGCTCCATGCCGCGCGCATGCATCGCATCGGCCATCGCGCGGAATTCGCTCGCGGGCGTGGTGCCGGGGCGCCCGCTCCAGTAGCGCACCTCGGGCGCGAACCAGCCGATGGTGTTGTAGCCCCAGTAGTTGCTCAGGCCCATCGCCAGCAGCCGCTGCTCGTCGGCGCGGTGCTGCACGGGCATGAGGCTCAGCGTGGTGACGCCAAGGCGCTGCAGGTGGTCGAGCACCGCAGGCTCGCCGAGGCCGGCATAGGTGCCGCGCAGCGCAGCCGGCACGCCCGGATGCAACCGCGTCTGGCCGCGAACGTGCAACTCGTAAAGCACGCGCTCGCCGGCGGCGATGCGCGCGTGTCCCGGTGGTGTCGTCGTCGTGCCCGTGGCCGCCACCACGCGCCCCTTGAGCGCGACGCTTCCGTTGTCCCGCGCATCCCGCTGATCCGGCCGGGCAGGGTCATGCCCCAGAAACAGCGCGCTCCCGTCATAGCGCCCCACGATCTCCCGCGCATACGGATCGAGCAGCAGCTTCGCAGGGTTGAAGCGTTGCCCCTCATGCGGTGCCCACGGACCCTGAACGCGATAGCCATAGACCAGCCCCGCCCGCCCACTGGGCAACAGCCCATGCCAGACCCCATCGGTGCACGCGGGCAGCCGCAGGCGTTGTTGTTCATGCGCCCCCGTCCCATCGAAGAGGCAGAGTTCAACAGCCTCCGCACCAGGCGCAACCAGCGCAAAGTTGACGCCGCTCGACGAAGGCGACGCCCCCAGCGGAAAGGGCGTCCCAATACTCAGCATGACCCAAACGCGGAGGAACAGAACACCACCGTGCCCACGGCGGCGGGTGCTGCATGCCTGGTCGGCCGTTGAGGCACCGCCGAGCAGCGCAGCGACAGGCGGATCAGGGCTCGCCCTTGTTTGAGCGAAGCGAGTTTGGGCGAGACCCCGCCTGTCGTGAGCAGCGCAGGGCAGCCCGAAGGGCCGGTGACGTCGGTCGACCGGGCATGCAGCACCCGTCGCCGCGCCCCCGTCGACCGAACAAAAGGGCCGCCCGAATTCAAACCAACACCCACATCACAGTCCCCAACGGCGGCACGCTCACGGACACAGAGTCCGTCTTCCCATGCCAAGGCACAGCAGAACTCTCGACGATCCCGTTGCCGACACCGCTCCCGCCATACACAGCGTTATCCGTATTGATGATCTCGCGATAAGCCCCCGCCACAGGAACCCCCAGCCGATACGAATGCCGAGGCAAAGGCGTGAAGTTGCACACCGCAATCACGAACGACCCGTCGCGCGCCCGCCGGACAAAGGCAAACACCGACTGGTCCGCATCGTCATGCACGATCCACTCGAACCCCGCAGCCTCGTTGTCCAGCTCGTGCAGCGCGGGAAAGTGCCGGTACACGTTGTTCAGGTCGCGCACCAGCCGCCGAACCCCTTGATGCGGTGCATGTTCCAGCAGATGCCAGTCCAGCCCACGGTCCGCATCCCACTCGGAAAACTGCGCGAACTCGCCGCCCATGAACAACAGCTTCTTCCCCGGATACGCCCAGAGATAGCCATACAGGTTGCGCAGGCCCGCGAACTTCTGCCACTCGTCGCCCGGCATGCGCCCGATCATCGAGCCCTTGCCGTGCACCACCTCGTCGTGCGACAGCGGCAGCACGAAGTTCTCGGTGTGCGCGTACATCAGGCCGAACGTGATCTGCTGGTGATGGTGCTTGCGATACACCGGGTCGGTGCCCGCATACGCCAGCGTGTCGTTCATCCAGCCCATGTTCCACTTGTAGTGAAAGCCCAGACCGCCGTCTTCCGGCGGCCGCGTCACGCCCGGAAAACTCGTCGACTCTTCGGCCAGCGTCACCGCGCCCGGTCGCTCCGTGCCCACCACGCGGTTCATGCGGCGCAGGAATTCAATCGCTTCCAGGTTCTCGCGCCCGCCGATCGAATTCGGTATCCACTCGCCTGCCTTGCGGCTGTAGTCGCGGTACAGCATCGATGCCACCGCATCCACCCGCAGGCCGTCCACGCCATAGCGCTCCAGCCAGTACAGCGCATTGCCGACCAGGTAGTTGCGCACCTCCGTGCGCGCGTAATTGAAGATCAGCGTCTGCCAGTCGTTGTGAAAACCCTCGCGCGGATCGGCGTACTCGTACAGCGCCGTGCCGTCGAAGCGACCCAGGCCGTGCGCGTCCGTGGGAAAGTGCGCGGGCACCCAGTCGAGGATCACGCCCAGTCCGGCCGCATGCGCGGCTTCGACGAAATGGCGAAAGTCGCCCGGCGTGCCGAAGCGCGAGGTCGGCGCATACAGCCCGATCGGCTGGTAACCCCACGACCCGTCGAAAGGATGCTCGCTGATCGGCAGCAGCTCGATGTGCGTGAAACCCATGTCCCGCGCATACGGCACCAGCGTGTCGGCCAGCTCGCGGTAGTCCAGCCATTCGTGGCCGTTCTTGCGGCGCCACGAACCCAGGTGCACCTCGTAGATGCTGATCGGCGCATGGCGTTCGTTGGCCTGCGCGCGGCCCTCGGGCATGGCCACCGGCGCGGGCAGCGGCGCCACGACACAGGCGGTATCGGGCCGCATTTGCGACGAGAAGGCAAAGGGGTCGGCCTTGCGCAGCACCTCGCCCTGCGCGGAAAGAATCTCGAACTCGTAGGCGTCGCCGGTGGCCACGTGCGGCGCGAAGATTTCCCACACACCGCACTCGCGGCGCAGCCGCATCATGTGGCGCCGGCCGTCCCAGTTGTTGAAGTCGCCGACCACCGACACCCGCCGCGCATTCGGCGCCCAGACCGCGAAGGCCACGCCCTTGACGCCGTCGATCTCGCGCAGATGCGCGCCCAGCCGTTCCCAGGGCCGCAGATGCGTGCCCTCGGCCAGCAACCACACGTCGGTGTCGCCGAGCACGAACGGAAAACGGTACGGGTCCTGCAGCCGCGAACTGTGCGTGCCCCAGTCGACCTGGAACGAATAGCCCAGCCGGGCCTCCGCCGCCGGCACCAGCGCGCTGAACACGTCGGAGTCTTCCAGCCGCGTGAGCATCGCCAGCGGCCAGCCGGTGCGCGAATGCATCACCGCCACGCTCTGCGCGCCGGGCATCAGGGCGCGCACCACCAGTCCTTCGCGCGTCTCGTGGGGGCCGAGCACGGCGAAGGGATCACCATGCTCGGCGCGCATCAGCGCGCGGACTTCGGATTCGGGCAGCAGAAGCTTCTGGGGCATGGTGATCAGACTTGTCCTTCGCCGGCAGGTTCACCGAGGAAGACACCGTATGGCGCCAGCACCAGCATGCGCCTTTCGCTTTCAGCCTGCACTGTGGTGGTTGATGCGAGCGGTTGTTGGCCGGCGAGCGGCACCAGCCCATCGGGCAAGGGCATCGACACCGGCTCGCTCCCCAGGTTGAAGATCGCCTGCAGCGACTGGCTGCCATCGCGCCGCTCGAACCGCAGCAGCGGCTCGGGCGCATCGAAAAAAACGATGTCACCGGTGCGCAGCAGCGGCTGCGTGCGGCGCCAGTGCAGCAGTGCCTGGCTGAAGGCCAGCATCGAGGCGGCGTCGCCGGCCTGTCGTTCGACGGCCAGCGGCAGGTGCGGGCCGAACATCGGCAGCCATGGCGTGCCGGTGGTGAAGCCGCCATTCGGCGCGTCTGTGGTCCAGGGCATCGGCGTGCGGCAACCGTCACGCCCCTTGAACTCGGGCCAGAAGGCGCGGCCGTATGGGTCTTGCAGCAGCTCGAACGGCACCTCGGCTTCGGGCAGGCCCAGCTCCTCGCCCTGGTAGATGCTGGCGCTGCCGCGCAGCGTGAGCAGCAGGGTCAGCCAGAGCCGGTCGCGCCGCGTGTCGGCGGGGGCTCCGTCGCTCCAGCGCGTGGCGACGCGCGGCACATCATGGTTCGACACCGCCCAGCAGCCCCAGCCATCTGTGGCCGCCAAGGCATGGTCAAGCGCCTCGACCTGATGGCGCAGGTGCTTCGCGCTGTGGTCGGCGGTCAGCAGGCTGAAGCTGTAGGCCAGGTGCAGGCGTTTGCCGCGTTCCGTGTACTGCGCCATGACGGGCGGCGCGTTCTCGTCGCCGACCTCGCCCAGCGCCACCGCGCCGAACCCGTCGAGCAACTGACGCAGGCGCTCGAGAAACACCAGGTTCTCGGGCTGGCTCTTGTCATGCAGGTGCTGCTGCATTGCATAGGGGTTGTCGACGCGCACCGTGCTGACCTCGCCCTGCGATTCGACCGAGGCGGGCGGGTTGTCGCGCAGCAGCGCGTCGTGGAACTGGTGGTTGCAGGCGTCGAAGCGAAAGCCGTCGACGCCGCGCTCGCACCAGAAGCGCACCTCGCCCAGCAGCGCGTCCTGCACGGCGGGGCAATGGAAGTTGAGGTCGGGCTGTTCGGTGAGAAAGCTGTGCAGGTAGTACTGGCGCCGGCGCGAATCCCATTGCCAGGCCGAGCCGCCGAAGACCGAGAGCCAGTTGCTGGGCGGCGTGCCGTCGGGCTTGGGGTCGGCCCAGACGTACCAGTCGGCCTTGGGGTTGTCGCGGCTGGAGCGGCTTTCGACGAACCACGCATGTTGGTCGGAGGTGTGCGAGAGCACCTGGTCGATGATGAGCTTCAGCCCCAGCGCATGCAT includes:
- the glgB gene encoding 1,4-alpha-glucan branching protein GlgB, yielding MPQKLLLPESEVRALMRAEHGDPFAVLGPHETREGLVVRALMPGAQSVAVMHSRTGWPLAMLTRLEDSDVFSALVPAAEARLGYSFQVDWGTHSSRLQDPYRFPFVLGDTDVWLLAEGTHLRPWERLGAHLREIDGVKGVAFAVWAPNARRVSVVGDFNNWDGRRHMMRLRRECGVWEIFAPHVATGDAYEFEILSAQGEVLRKADPFAFSSQMRPDTACVVAPLPAPVAMPEGRAQANERHAPISIYEVHLGSWRRKNGHEWLDYRELADTLVPYARDMGFTHIELLPISEHPFDGSWGYQPIGLYAPTSRFGTPGDFRHFVEAAHAAGLGVILDWVPAHFPTDAHGLGRFDGTALYEYADPREGFHNDWQTLIFNYARTEVRNYLVGNALYWLERYGVDGLRVDAVASMLYRDYSRKAGEWIPNSIGGRENLEAIEFLRRMNRVVGTERPGAVTLAEESTSFPGVTRPPEDGGLGFHYKWNMGWMNDTLAYAGTDPVYRKHHHQQITFGLMYAHTENFVLPLSHDEVVHGKGSMIGRMPGDEWQKFAGLRNLYGYLWAYPGKKLLFMGGEFAQFSEWDADRGLDWHLLEHAPHQGVRRLVRDLNNVYRHFPALHELDNEAAGFEWIVHDDADQSVFAFVRRARDGSFVIAVCNFTPLPRHSYRLGVPVAGAYREIINTDNAVYGGSGVGNGIVESSAVPWHGKTDSVSVSVPPLGTVMWVLV
- a CDS encoding alpha-glucosidase, with the protein product MGSSNSSNSEWWRGAVIYQIYPRSFMDSNGDGIGDLPGITARLHHVASLGVDAIWVSPFFRSPMKDFGYDVADYRAVDPMFGTLADFDAMLARMHALGLKLIIDQVLSHTSDQHAWFVESRSSRDNPKADWYVWADPKPDGTPPSNWLSVFGGSAWQWDSRRRQYYLHSFLTEQPDLNFHCPAVQDALLGEVRFWCERGVDGFRFDACNHQFHDALLRDNPPASVESQGEVSTVRVDNPYAMQQHLHDKSQPENLVFLERLRQLLDGFGAVALGEVGDENAPPVMAQYTERGKRLHLAYSFSLLTADHSAKHLRHQVEALDHALAATDGWGCWAVSNHDVPRVATRWSDGAPADTRRDRLWLTLLLTLRGSASIYQGEELGLPEAEVPFELLQDPYGRAFWPEFKGRDGCRTPMPWTTDAPNGGFTTGTPWLPMFGPHLPLAVERQAGDAASMLAFSQALLHWRRTQPLLRTGDIVFFDAPEPLLRFERRDGSQSLQAIFNLGSEPVSMPLPDGLVPLAGQQPLASTTTVQAESERRMLVLAPYGVFLGEPAGEGQV